One Megalopta genalis isolate 19385.01 chromosome 11, iyMegGena1_principal, whole genome shotgun sequence genomic region harbors:
- the garz gene encoding sec7 domain-containing protein garz, with protein MSRIAKMACPGGGLYVVESEVCLLMTSMRRGTRWSSHSHQEEDQDALMKGLSNLKDVLNEARDLSQLEPGMFLAPFLEIIRSEETTGPVTSLALSAVNKMISYGLIDPDCTAVAHCVEAVADAVTHARFVGTDASGDGVVLMRILQVLRALTLSPAGDYLSNESICEIMLSCFRICFGSHLSELLRKTAEHCLRDMVQHLFIRLPQFADDTRALLNMKKMRTDGMENTRSKNRKNKNHFKQKSKPNPEDTDDSEAQLLNSVDRVKPSHLATSPVASTGNIVDMQGSMDQGNTENPEDENKDNGKKESNGKNEISKQQDDAEAKGKEENAEDTSKCKDNCDSTVQSTNDAQEKEQLQQEECRGVEKDEKEEQSETKETAAVKQESQENQAVEDEKSPELIQSPTGSVEDLSLDESTNSGYKVLKIKEPEQIEEYINAQGVRFMPLQQLVPYGALCIRELFRFLVSLCNPLDKQNNGVMTHLGLNLLQVALEISADALTNFPSLLALVKDDLCRNLILLLGTDRLSILAADLQVSFLLFESQREHLKFQMEHYIMKLMEIVYSDSNRILYDQRELALDAIVRLWRIPGLPAELYLNYDCGLYSTNLYDELMKLLSKNASAFMGTMYSMQFISLDAIIMLVSGMEVRCKGYKDLCKPSRHGASPNLPTREELLGIKANKRWLVVGTEKFNESPREGIAKLTEHGLLGGSPGNPDPEKVAKFLKENPSLDKKAIGEYISKKENKNVLNCFVHSFDLRNTRVDQALRLYLESFRLPGEAPLISLLLEKFAEHWHDSNGKPFESADAAFTLAYAVIMLNVDQHNYNVKRQNNPMTADEFKRNLKKVNGGSDFDQDMLDEIYCSIKSEEIVMPAEQTGLVKSNYLWKVLLRRGAGPESVYLKVGNSGEFVDKELAEQAWASIISALCRAYDKAPDRSLQRRVADMFLRCASISAHYSMNSDFDTLVVSLCKFTGLATGGEPDQVVLYLGRSGRCQLAVRALFKIIHMDGDAMRASWKNIVDCLQSLYKARLLPKGLTEGEDFIDPSGKISLLRESTTPKPPPTDQGIFSSLYSYIAQDTSRISQPAEATTRKKATEFVASCYLEQIIEDSKFLEVESLRSLVGALVFTNHQDEDVSVFLLELLLEVTIQNRDRVTCVWPIVKAHLDGLLTTAARENHPYLLERVAVGMLRLAIRLLRGEECAWTVLPPLLPLTHLPSATTAPLARQIAYGLFELLKIGAANIHSTEDWKVVFSLLECAGAGALSPKQSNPVLDEAANSRTSVLDPRPISPVPEWMLMSPTGTEAPLPVAADTIVLDRDLQQHDPAALVKCCDSLTFLVRDVAHVTPFNFELCIRCVRTFAEAVLQCSGKRSRVHATTEEPAGYQDSPIQLLELMHTLHTRTAQVFRWWAEEGGNAEQSVSLWPQVWRPLLQGIARLCCDARRPVRTAAITYLQSTLLAHDLGQLSAIEWSQCLEQVLFPLLAQLLGPIASNDPVGVEETRVRAAQLLSKVFLHHLNPLLTLPGFLPLWLTVLDLLRAYMHADSSELLFEAIPESLKNMLLVMSSTNVLVPDSNLWAPTWRTIDAFLPDLKDVLFPEPPSPPPPPPASQAQQIPHVISLVEQQQPSFTGSIAPQPDNAVPEPPNSLSLHQDANAEVAPSESGTNPGSVTSNANTNVNAVSVTVPLFDYKEPQQVITLVNQQPPSVSSPVAVQPAAQQVFDVCQSVCRSTIVGEHTTNATEAYLERIPKIENEQDHVVAAEYEDRRQQQQQQQQQQSSPRQHSVQHLLYKQKQQHVGTVNSSHSANSSETTAISSTAATMFNSAAYFSEDPAADRLFAVTNP; from the exons CGTCGAAGCTGTCGCAGACGCGGTAACGCACGCAAGATTTGTGGGGACCGATGCCTCCGGCGATGGAGTTGTTCTAATGAGAATACTTCAGGTTCTAAGAGCTCTCACTTTGTCGCCGGCCGGAGATTATCTGTCGAACGAGAGCATTTGCGAAATAATGCTCAGTTGTTTCAGGATATGTTTTGGGTCGCATCTCAGCGAATTGTTGAGGAAAACGGCGGAACATTGTCTGAGAGACATGGTGCAGCATCTCTTCATTCGTTTACCGCAGTTTGCGGACGACACGAGGGCGTTATTGAACATGAAGAAGATGAGAACCGACGGCATGGAAAATACTCGTAGCAAGAATAGGAAAAATAAGAATCATTTCAAGCAAAAATCAAAGCCAAACCCGGAAGACACGGACGACAGCGAAGCTCAGCTTTTGAACTCCGTCGATAGGGTGAAACCGAGTCATTTGGCGACGTCGCCTGTTGCTTCTACAGGAAATATCGTCGATATGCAAGGATCCATGGATCAAGGGAACACGGAGAACCCCGAGGACGAGAACAAGGACAACGGTAAAAAGGAATCGAACGGGAAGAATGAGATTTCGAAACAGCAAGACGATGCGGAAGCGAAGGGAAAAGAAGAGAATGCGGAAGATACATCGAAATGTAAGGATAACTGCGATAGTACTGTACAAAGTACAAACGATGCGCAGGAGAAGGAACAGTTGCAACAGGAAGAGTGCAGAGGCGTGGAAAAAGATGAGAAGGAGGAGCAAAGTGAAACGAAAGAAACGGCGGCGGTGAAACAAGAGAGTCAAG AGAACCAAGCGGTGGAGGACGAAAAGAGCCCGGAGTTGATACAGTCGCCGACAGGAAGCGTGGAGGATTTGTCGTTGGACGAGAGCACCAACAGCGGATACAAAGTTTTGAAAATTAAAGAACCCGAACAAATCGAAGAGTACATTAACGCTCAAGGAGTTCGTTTCATGCCGCTTCAACAATTGGTACCGTACGGTGCTCTATGCATTCGTGAATTGTTTCGGTTTCTCGTGTCTCTCTGTAACCCTCTCGACAAACAGAACAACGGAGTAATGACCCATCTCGGTCTCAACCTGTTGCAAGTGGCGTTGGAGATTTCTGCCGATGCCCTAACCAATTTTCCCTCGTTGCTTGCCCTCGTGAAAGACGATCTTTGCAGAAACTTGATTTTG CTTCTCGGCACAGATCGACTGTCGATCCTCGCCGCCGACTTGCAAGTGTCCTTTCTATTGTTCGAATCGCAGAGGGAACACTTGAAATTCCAAATGGAGCATTACATAATGAAATTAATGGAAATCGTGTACTCGGACTCGAACAGGATATTGTACGATCAACGAGAATTGGCGCTCG ATGCGATCGTGAGGCTGTGGAGAATACCGGGATTGCCTGCCGAACTGTATCTAAATTACGACTGCGGCTTGTATTCGACTAATTTGTACGACGAACTGATGAAGCTTCTGTCGAAG aatgcTTCCGCGTTCATGGGCACAATGTACAGTATGCAGTTCATCTCGTTGGACGCTATAATTATGCTGGTATCTGGCATGGAAGTCAGATGCAAAGGGTACAAAGATTTGTGCAAACCTTCGCGACACGGTGCTTCGCCGAATCTGCCGACGCGGGAAGAATTGCTCGGCATAAAAGCTAACAAGAGG TGGTTGGTGGTGGGAACGGAAAAATTTAACGAGAGCCCGCGGGAAGGTATCGCCAAGCTGACGGAACACGGCCTGTTGGGTGGAAGCCCCGGCAATCCCGATCCGGAGAAGGTTGCGAAATTTTTGAAGGAGAATCCCAGCCTCGACAAGAAAGCTATCGGAGAGTACATCAGCAAGAAGGagaataaaaatgttttaaattgtTTCGTTCATAGCTTCGATTTGAGAAACACGCGCGTCGATCAAGCCCTACGTCTTTATTTGGAATCTTTCCGTCTTCCTGGCGAAGCGCCACTCATCTCTTTGTTGCTCGAGAAGTTCGCGGAACATTGGCAC GATAGCAATGGCAAGCCGTTCGAATCGGCGGACGCCGCGTTTACCTTGGCATACGCTGTGATCATGTTGAACGTTGATCAGCACAATTACAACGTAAAACGGCAGAACAATCCGATGACCGCCGACGAGTTTAAACGGAATCTGAAGAAGGTCAACGGTGGATCCGATTTCGATCAAGATATGCTCGACGAAATTTATTGTTCCATCAA GAGCGAGGAGATCGTAATGCCGGCGGAACAGACGGGATTGGTGAAGTCGAATTATTTATGGAAAGTACTGTTGCGTAGAGGCGCAGGGCCCGAAAGCGTCTACCTGAAAGTTGGAAACTCTGGCGAATTCGTGGACAAGGAGCTGGCCGAACAGGCTTGGGCATCGATAATTAGCGCGCTTTGCCGCGCGTACGACAAAGCACCCGATAGGTCGTTGCAGCGGCGAGTTGCCGACATGTTCCTCCG GTGTGCCTCGATAAGCGCTCACTACAGTATGAACAGCGATTTCGACACGCTCGTGGTCAGTTTGTGCAAGTTCACGGGCTTGGCGACCGGTGGCGAACCCGATCAAGTGGTGTTGTATCTCGGAAGAAGCGGCAGGTGCCAGCTAGCCGTGAGAGCCCTCTTCAAGATCATTCACATGGACGGGGACGCGATGAGAGCCTCGTGGAAGAACATAGTCGACTGTCTGCAGTCGTTGTACAAAGCAAGGTTGCTTCCAAAGGGTCTGACCGAAGGAGAGGACTTTATCGATCCGTCCGGAAAGATATCTCTGCTTCGCGAATCGACCACGCCCAAACCGCCGCCCACCGATCAAGGAATATTCTCCAGTTTGTACTCGTACATCGCTCAAGACACCTCGCGCATATCTCAGCCGGCGGAAGCGACCACGAGGAAAAAGGCGACCGAGTTCGTGGCCAGCTGCTATCTCGAACAGATCATCGAGGACAGCAAATTCTTGGAGGTCGAATCGCTTCGGTCTCTCGTCGGTGCTCTGGTATTCACCAACCACCAAGACGAAGACGTGTCGGTATTCCTGCTGGAACTCCTGTTGGAGGTGACCATTCAGAATCGCGACAGGGTGACGTGCGTTTGGCCGATAGTGAAGGCTCACTTGGACGGTCTGCTGACAACGGCCGCGAGGGAGAATCATCCGTACCTGCTGGAGAGGGTAGCGGTTGGAATGCTGAGATTGGCCATCAGACTGCTGCGAGGAGAAGAATGCGCGTGGACCGTGTTGCCCCCTCTGTTGCCGTTGACTCATTTGCCTTCGGCGACCACCGCGCCTCTCGCCCGACAAATCGCGTACGGCTTGTTCGAGCTGCTGAAGATCGGCGCTGCCAACATTCACAGCACGGAAGACTGGAAGGTGGTGTTCAGTCTTTTGGAATGCGCCGGCGCCGGCGCGCTGTCGCCGAAGCAGTCGAATCCGGTGTTGGACGAGGCAGCGAACTCCAGAACATCGGTGTTGGATCCTAGACCCATCAGTCCGGTGCCGGAATGGATGTTGATGTCGCCGACGGGGACGGAGGCGCCTCTGCCAGTGGCGGCCGACACGATCGTCCTCGATCGGGACCTGCAGCAGCACGACCCGGCCGCGCTGGTCAAGTGCTGCGACAGCTTGACGTTTCTGGTCAGAGACGTGGCGCACGTCACTCCGTTCAACTTTGAACTGTGCATTCGTTGCGTGAGGACCTTCGCCGAGGCGGTCCTGCAATGCTCGGGCAAGAGAAGCAGGGTTCACGCGACGACGGAGGAACCGGCCGGCTACCAGGACAGTCCGATTCAACTGTTGGAGCTGATGCACACGTTGCACACTCGCACCGCTCAGGTGTTCAGATGGTGGGCGGAAGAGGGGGGGAACGCCGAGCAATCGGTGTCGCTGTGGCCGCAGGTCTGGAGGCCTCTGTTGCAAGGTATCGCGAGGTTGTGCTGCGACGCGCGACGACCGGTACGCACGGCGGCCATCACCTATCTGCAGAGCACGCTTTTGGCTCACGACTTGGGTCAATTGTCGGCGATCGAGTGGTCCCAGTGTCTGGAACAGGTGCTCTTTCCATTGCTCGCTCAACTGCTGGGACCGATCGCGTCGAACGACCCGGTCGGAGTCGAGGAAACGAGAGTCAGAGCGGCCCAGCTGCTGTCCAAGGTCTTTCTTCATCATCTGAACCCTCTGCTGACTCTTCCCGGATTTCTACCTCTGTGGCTGACCGTTCTGGATCTGCTACGCGCTTACATGCACGCGGACAGCAGCGAGCTCCTGTTCGAAGCAATACCGGAATCGCTGAAGAACATGTTGCTCGTGATGTCTTCCACCAACGTTCTCGTGCCCGACTCGAATCTGTGGGCGCCCACTTGGAGAACCATCGACGCGTTCCTGCCCGATCTGAAGGACGTACTTTTCCCAGAGccaccgtcgccgccgccgccgcctccggCGTCGCAGGCGCAGCAGATCCCGCATGTGATCAGCTTGGTGGAGCAACAGCAACCGTCGTTTACGGGCTCGATAGCGCCGCAACCGGACAACGCTGTCCCGGAACCGCCGAACTCGCTGTCGTTGCATCAGGACGCGAACGCGGAAGTCGCCCCGTCGGAATCGGGGACCAACCCCGGCTCGGTGACCTCGAACGCGAACACGAACGTGAACGCCGTCTCCGTGACGGTTCCGTTGTTCGACTACAAAGAACCGCAACAGGTGATCACGCTGGTGAATCAACAGCCTCCGAGCGTATCGAGCCCCGTCGCCGTACAGCCGGCCGCGCAACAGGTATTCGACGTGTGTCAATCCGTCTGTCGGTCGACGATCGTCGGCGAGCACACGACCAACGCCACCGAAGCGTATCTCGAGCGAATACCAAAGATCGAGAACGAGCAGGATCACGTTGTCGCGGCCGAATACGAGGATCGGcggcaacagcagcagcagcaacagcagcagcagtcCTCGCCTAGACAACACTCTGTACAGCATTTACTCTATAAGCAGAAACAGCAACACGTTGGAACGGTGAACTCCTCGCATAGCGCGAACTCGTCCGAG ACGACAGCTATAAGTTCTACGGCGGCGACGATGTTTAATTCTGCGGCGTATTTTAGCGAGGATCCCGCCGCGGATCGGCTATTCGCCGTGACCAATCCTTGA
- the Cby gene encoding beta catenin antagonist chibby, which translates to MPLFSNKFSPKQTPTRKAGVFLVNKDLSPQRIEKELGPNVGPIRLKLGDQEAIFQSGLWIPESGKIGGTFKENEKLKNEIRRLEEENNLLKLKFEVLLDMLTQTMAEFNLQRNELDRLKRN; encoded by the exons ATGCCTTTATTTTCTAACAAGTTCTCTCCAAAACAGACGCCTACTAGAAAAGCTGGCGTCTTTTTAGTAAATAAGGATTTAAGTCCTCAACGAATTGAAAAGGAACTTGGACCGAATGTGGGTCCTATACGTTTAAAGTTAGGAGATCAAGAAGCTATTTTTCAATCTGGTTTATGGATTCCAG AATCTGGCAAGATTGGAGGAACTTTCAAAGAAAATGAAAAGCTTAAGAATGAAATAAGACGATTAGAGGAAGAAAATAATTTACTGAAGTTAAAATTTGAAGTGCTTCTCGACATG TTGACACAGACAATGGCAGAATTTAACCTGCAAAGAAATGAATTGGATAGATTGAAAAGAAATTAA
- the LOC117225933 gene encoding cyclin-dependent kinase-like 4 isoform X2, which produces MDKYEMMKVVGEGSYGVVMKCRHRETGQLVAIKRFLETEEDLQVRKMAFREIRMLKKLRHENLVNMIEVFRRRKRFYLVFEYLDHTLLDELEHRGGGVGFETSKRHIFQVLRGLNFCHANNIMHRDIKPENILVSPNGVIKLCDFGFARLVNGPNESCTDYVATRWYRSPELLLGEPRYGKPVDIWATGCLYAEMVTGSPLFPGDSDVDQLYRITKVLGGLCRKHMTLLGRTVPGRVLRHTSADELVGPPLTGTTAIHKLFPTWEAGPVDFLSQCLCMDPDIRPSCSTLLLHSLFQQDGFAENFLVELQACLAKETLTNSLITKRIEERRLSLLSGESPGRVCRLSTGRWHLTSLKDGLTNDKAEREPTEPEESQRPSPVSITRPKEVCYFGSVSVVPNTTYIKRLQHKG; this is translated from the exons ATGGACAAGTACGAGATGATGAAAGTCGTGGGCGAAGGTAGCTACGGGGTGGTGATGAAGTGCAGGCATCGAGAGACCGGCCAGCTGGTGGCGATCAAGAGGTTCTTGGAGACCGAGGAGGACCTGCAGGTGCGGAAGATGGCATTCCGTGAGATTAGGATGTTGAAG AAACTGCGCCACGAGAACCTGGTGAACATGATCGAGGTGTTCCGTCGAAGAAAACGATTCTACCTCGTGTTCGAGTATCTGGACCACACTCTGCTCGACGAGCTGGAACATCGTGGCGGCGGGGTGGGATTCGAAACGTCGAAACGACACATCTTCCAAGTCCTACGAGGCTTAAATTTCTGCCACGCCAACAAC ATCATGCACCGCGACATCAAGCCGGAGAACATCCTCGTCTCGCCGAACGGGGTGATCAAGTTGTGCGACTTCGGGTTCGCGCGACTCGTCAACGGGCCGAACGAGTCCTGCACGGACTACGTGGCGACGAGGTGGTATCGATCGCCGGAACTCTTGTTGGGCGAGCCAAGATACGGGAAGCCCGTGGACATCTGGGCAACCGGCTGCTTGTACGCGGAGATGGTCACCGGAAGTCCTCTGTTTCCTGGGGACAGCGACGTCGATCAGCTCTATCGAATCACCAAAGTGCTCG GAGGGTTGTGCAGAAAGCATATGACGCTGCTGGGTCGCACCGTGCCCGGCAGGGTGTTGCGGCATACGAGCGCGGACGAACTCGTTGGGCCTCCTCTGACCGGAACCACGGCGATCCACAAACTGTTCCCAACCTGGGAGGCCGGGCCGGTAGACTTTCTGTCTCAGTGCCTCTGTATGGATCCCGATATCCGGCCAAGTTGTTCGACCCTGCTGCTGCACTCGTTGTTCCAGCAGGACGGCTTCGCGGAGAATTTTCTCGTCGAGCTGCAGGCTTGCTTGGCTAAGGAGACCTTGACGAACTCTCTGATAACCAAGAGGATCGAAGAGAGAAGGCTCAGCCTTCTCTCGGGCGAGTCACCGGGCAGGGTTTGTCGCTTGAGCACCGGCAG ATGGCACTTGACCTCGCTCAAGGACGGACTGACCAACGACAAAGCGGAACGGGAGCCCACGGAGCCGGAAGAATCGCAGAGACCTTCGCCGGTGTCCATCACTCGGCCAAAGGAAGTTTGTTACTTTGGATCTGTCTCTGTCGTGCCGAACACGACTTATATCAAGAGATTGCAGCACAAAG GTTAA
- the LOC117225937 gene encoding zinc finger CCHC domain-containing protein 24 isoform X1 — protein MIAREPKGMAACHPRQVVQHLRLQEPGQIGIGVGVGVGVGVGSQGQKSLQQPHYSPHLLNWVYLAITDQNRAQPPPDQGKLLPPAIWNGFPTTTSQPYLHRAAVVGAGPGGAGAGARARSSPCGPLGGNLTDSIGDLADHFTELGLLDRKPTKRPPPSYLCHLCFKKGHYIKDCPEARPKGEGLTPYQGNNRCFGEYKCPKCKRKWMSGNSWANMGQECMKCRINVYPHKQRPLEKPDGLDVSDQSKSHPQHLCEMCKTLGYYCRRPQ, from the exons ATGATAGCCCGCGAACCTAAAGGCATGGCTGCCTGTCATCCGAGGCAAGTGGTCCAGCACTTGCGGCTGCAGGAGCCGGGTCAGATCGGgatcggcgtcggcgtcggcgtcggcgtcggtgtCGGCAGCCAAGGTCAGAAGTCGCTTCAACAACCTCACTACTCGCCTCACCTGCTCAACTGGGTCTACCTAGCGATCACCGATCAGAATCGTGCTCAGCCTCCTCCGGACCAG GGCAAACTGCTGCCGCCGGCGATCTGGAACGGTTTCCCGACGACGACGTCGCAGCCCTATCTGCACCGGGCGGCCGTGGTCGGTGCCGGGCCCGGAGGAGCGGGTGCCGGAGCCAGGGCCCGATCGAGCCCTTGCGGTCCCCTAGGAGGCAACCTGACGGACAGCATCGGCGACCTCGCGGATCACTTTACGGAGCTGGGTCTGCTCGACAGGAAACCGACCAAGAGGCCGCCGCCCAGCTATCTGTGCCACTTGTGCTTCAAAAAGGGCCACTACATCAAAGACTGTCCCGAG GCGCGGCCGAAGGGCGAGGGTCTCACGCCGTACCAGGGCAACAACAGATGCTTCGGCGAGTACAAGTGTCCCAAGTGCAAACGCAAATGGATGTCGGGCAACAGCTGGGCAAATATGGGCCAAGAGTGCATGAAGTGCCGCATAAACGTCTATCCGCACAAGCAG AGACCTCTGGAGAAACCGGACGGGCTGGACGTGTCGGACCAGAGCAAGTCCCATCCGCAACACCTCTGCGAGATGTGCAAGACCCTGGGCTACTATTGCCGGAGACCGCAGTAA
- the LOC117225937 gene encoding zinc finger CCHC domain-containing protein 24 isoform X2: MIAREPKGMAACHPRQVVQHLRLQEPGQIGIGVGVGVGVGVGSQGQKSLQQPHYSPHLLNWVYLAITDQNRAQPPPDQGKLLPPAIWNGFPTTTSQPYLHRAAVVGAGPGGAGAGARARSSPCGPLGGNLTDSIGDLADHFTELGLLDRKPTKRPPPSYLCHLCFKKGHYIKDCPEVSVPPVAREQREGAAARRVVFARRGRRARVSRRTRATTDASASTSVPSANANGCRATAGQIWAKSA, from the exons ATGATAGCCCGCGAACCTAAAGGCATGGCTGCCTGTCATCCGAGGCAAGTGGTCCAGCACTTGCGGCTGCAGGAGCCGGGTCAGATCGGgatcggcgtcggcgtcggcgtcggcgtcggtgtCGGCAGCCAAGGTCAGAAGTCGCTTCAACAACCTCACTACTCGCCTCACCTGCTCAACTGGGTCTACCTAGCGATCACCGATCAGAATCGTGCTCAGCCTCCTCCGGACCAG GGCAAACTGCTGCCGCCGGCGATCTGGAACGGTTTCCCGACGACGACGTCGCAGCCCTATCTGCACCGGGCGGCCGTGGTCGGTGCCGGGCCCGGAGGAGCGGGTGCCGGAGCCAGGGCCCGATCGAGCCCTTGCGGTCCCCTAGGAGGCAACCTGACGGACAGCATCGGCGACCTCGCGGATCACTTTACGGAGCTGGGTCTGCTCGACAGGAAACCGACCAAGAGGCCGCCGCCCAGCTATCTGTGCCACTTGTGCTTCAAAAAGGGCCACTACATCAAAGACTGTCCCGAGGTGTCTGTTCCCCCTGTCGCGAGAGAGCAACGAGAGGgcgccgccgcgcgccgcgtcgTTTTCGCAAG GCGCGGCCGAAGGGCGAGGGTCTCACGCCGTACCAGGGCAACAACAGATGCTTCGGCGAGTACAAGTGTCCCAAGTGCAAACGCAAATGGATGTCGGGCAACAGCTGGGCAAATATGGGCCAAGAGTGCATGA
- the LOC117225933 gene encoding cyclin-dependent kinase-like 4 isoform X1: protein MDKYEMMKVVGEGSYGVVMKCRHRETGQLVAIKRFLETEEDLQVRKMAFREIRMLKKLRHENLVNMIEVFRRRKRFYLVFEYLDHTLLDELEHRGGGVGFETSKRHIFQVLRGLNFCHANNIMHRDIKPENILVSPNGVIKLCDFGFARLVNGPNESCTDYVATRWYRSPELLLGEPRYGKPVDIWATGCLYAEMVTGSPLFPGDSDVDQLYRITKVLGGLCRKHMTLLGRTVPGRVLRHTSADELVGPPLTGTTAIHKLFPTWEAGPVDFLSQCLCMDPDIRPSCSTLLLHSLFQQDGFAENFLVELQACLAKETLTNSLITKRIEERRLSLLSGESPGRVCRLSTGRWHLTSLKDGLTNDKAEREPTEPEESQRPSPVSITRPKEVCYFGSVSVVPNTTYIKRLQHKGLLVAESKCCTLPSLASKDHATAKTAAKRKRVDLPSVDR from the exons ATGGACAAGTACGAGATGATGAAAGTCGTGGGCGAAGGTAGCTACGGGGTGGTGATGAAGTGCAGGCATCGAGAGACCGGCCAGCTGGTGGCGATCAAGAGGTTCTTGGAGACCGAGGAGGACCTGCAGGTGCGGAAGATGGCATTCCGTGAGATTAGGATGTTGAAG AAACTGCGCCACGAGAACCTGGTGAACATGATCGAGGTGTTCCGTCGAAGAAAACGATTCTACCTCGTGTTCGAGTATCTGGACCACACTCTGCTCGACGAGCTGGAACATCGTGGCGGCGGGGTGGGATTCGAAACGTCGAAACGACACATCTTCCAAGTCCTACGAGGCTTAAATTTCTGCCACGCCAACAAC ATCATGCACCGCGACATCAAGCCGGAGAACATCCTCGTCTCGCCGAACGGGGTGATCAAGTTGTGCGACTTCGGGTTCGCGCGACTCGTCAACGGGCCGAACGAGTCCTGCACGGACTACGTGGCGACGAGGTGGTATCGATCGCCGGAACTCTTGTTGGGCGAGCCAAGATACGGGAAGCCCGTGGACATCTGGGCAACCGGCTGCTTGTACGCGGAGATGGTCACCGGAAGTCCTCTGTTTCCTGGGGACAGCGACGTCGATCAGCTCTATCGAATCACCAAAGTGCTCG GAGGGTTGTGCAGAAAGCATATGACGCTGCTGGGTCGCACCGTGCCCGGCAGGGTGTTGCGGCATACGAGCGCGGACGAACTCGTTGGGCCTCCTCTGACCGGAACCACGGCGATCCACAAACTGTTCCCAACCTGGGAGGCCGGGCCGGTAGACTTTCTGTCTCAGTGCCTCTGTATGGATCCCGATATCCGGCCAAGTTGTTCGACCCTGCTGCTGCACTCGTTGTTCCAGCAGGACGGCTTCGCGGAGAATTTTCTCGTCGAGCTGCAGGCTTGCTTGGCTAAGGAGACCTTGACGAACTCTCTGATAACCAAGAGGATCGAAGAGAGAAGGCTCAGCCTTCTCTCGGGCGAGTCACCGGGCAGGGTTTGTCGCTTGAGCACCGGCAG ATGGCACTTGACCTCGCTCAAGGACGGACTGACCAACGACAAAGCGGAACGGGAGCCCACGGAGCCGGAAGAATCGCAGAGACCTTCGCCGGTGTCCATCACTCGGCCAAAGGAAGTTTGTTACTTTGGATCTGTCTCTGTCGTGCCGAACACGACTTATATCAAGAGATTGCAGCACAAAGGTTTGCTCGTCGCGGAATCCAAATGCTGCACGCTGCCCTCCCTCGCTTCGAAAGATCACGCCACCGCCAAAACCGCGGCAAAAAGAAAGAGGGTCGATTTGCCAAGCGTGGATCGCTAG